From Gemmatimonas sp., a single genomic window includes:
- a CDS encoding BON domain-containing protein has translation MAQSPFRKRPTRTSSVLLVALGAVAGVALGMLVADRVGGVDGLLRRGGRGSRRQPGPEGWRGDERRTDSFDELADDDSELSGESIAHMHVRRRGEPSASVPEAMPDRLSTRERLRDRMRDRRTRSMEPQAAVSPLADAVVIPMGPSVPTHEELESRVLEAFRHDPVLEARAIDIGAVGAGTIELTGWVESTGEIAHALTLARGVPDVTSVVDHLAVRGPGSIQSHRTAQYETPHRR, from the coding sequence ATGGCACAATCCCCATTCAGGAAGCGTCCGACGCGAACGTCTTCGGTGCTGTTGGTAGCGCTCGGCGCAGTGGCTGGCGTCGCGCTGGGCATGCTGGTGGCCGATCGCGTCGGCGGTGTGGACGGACTGCTCCGCCGCGGTGGCCGTGGCAGCCGGCGGCAACCCGGCCCTGAGGGGTGGCGCGGCGATGAGCGCCGCACCGACTCGTTTGATGAGCTCGCCGACGATGATTCGGAGCTGTCTGGCGAGTCGATCGCCCACATGCACGTCCGTCGTCGTGGAGAGCCATCGGCGTCGGTCCCTGAGGCTATGCCGGACCGCCTGTCCACCCGCGAGCGTCTCCGGGACCGCATGCGCGACCGGCGCACGCGCTCCATGGAGCCCCAGGCTGCCGTCTCACCGCTGGCCGACGCGGTCGTCATTCCGATGGGTCCATCGGTGCCGACCCACGAGGAGCTCGAGTCCCGCGTGCTCGAGGCGTTTCGCCATGATCCGGTGCTTGAGGCCCGGGCCATCGACATCGGTGCCGTCGGCGCGGGCACGATCGAACTGACCGGCTGGGTAGAAAGCACCGGGGAGATCGCGCATGCGCTCACGCTGGCCCGCGGGGTTCCCGACGTGACCTCAGTGGTCGATCACCTCGCCGTTCGCGGGCCGGGATCGATTCAGAGCCACCGGACGGCGCAGTACGAGACACCGCACCGACGGTGA